The stretch of DNA attatttttttgacattaTATATGTATAGATACACTATGCATAATGTAAGTGCAATTAGTTTGAATAGTTACACAAGATCTTATGTGATTATAATAATTTCCTTGTATAAGATCAATAAGACAAGTTGTCTAATACTTAGGAGCCATAATTTTTATGGAGCTTTGCACTCTACAAACATTATAAATATAAGTTAGTAGAATTAGGAGAAACACTTTAGAAATACATATAAAGGTCACATTATTTACAGGTTTTGGGGAAAGCTCATCAAGCAAACAAGGAACAATGATGAAGCAAAGGTATCCCTATAGTTATACATATGTCTTTGAATTAATTATCCTAAATGCACTTTCCTTTTTTGTAACACAATAGTTTTGCTATTAATTAGTTTGTTAATTCATACTCATTTCTGATTAATTCATACAGATAAAAATTGACTTAACTTTTAATTTCTTGAATATTATGACAACAACATTTAGGTTGGAGGGTAAGGTGGCGCTAATAACCGGAGCAGCGAGTGGAATTGGTGAAGAGACAGTGAAATTGTTCGTTGAAAATGGAGCAATTGTTGTTGCAGTAGATGTTCAAGATGAACTTGGTTCTCAAGTTGCATCTTCAATAGGCTTAGATAAAGTAACATATCATCATTGTGATGTAAGAGATGAAAAACAGGTTGAAGAAACGGTTAATTTGGCTTTGAAAAAACACGGTCGCATCGATATATTGTTCAGCAATGCAGGAATAATAGGGTCTTTATCTAGCATACTTGAACTTGATCTaaatgattttgagaaaacCATGGCTACAAATGTTGTTGGTGCAGCCGCAACAATTAAGCACGCCGCACGTGCCATGGTTGCGAAAAACATCCGTGGATCGATCATATGCACTACTAGTGTTTCAGCTATAATTGGTGGAACAGGTCCTAATGGTTATACTACATCAAAACATGCTCTTTTAGGACTTGTCAAATCAGCATGTAGTGAACTTGGTGGTTATGGAATTAGAGTTAATAGTATTTCACCTTTTGGAGTTGCTACACCACTTTCATGTACAGCTTTCAATCTTGAACCACATGAAGTTGAAGATACTAGTTCTTCTTATGCTAATTTGAAAGGTATTGTTTTGAAGGCTAAGCATATTGCAGAAGCTGCTTTGTTTCTTGCTTCTGATCAATCTGTTTATATCAGTGGTCATAATTTGGTTGTTGATGGTGGATTCTCTGTGGTTCATAATACTTCCACTACCAAACCAAATATATAGacaatatgttttatttttctctcaaattaaatataagcaAATAAATATGTGTATCTGGTCTAAATACACATATAGATTAATACAAAAACTTATTTGCTTATATTTATGGCCAGATGATTAGTATGTATCAAAACTTATGATCGGAAAGTTCCATTTTCATTTCACAATTATAACTTTTCAaatgtatttcttttttatattctcCAAATTATAAGTTCATCATTAATCATTTTTGCTTAAGTCAAAAGTTTGTTTGctttctataattaattttcttgagTTTTTTGTTGTTCCACTCTTGTGCTACCCATTTCTTGTTTTGCaagatttatttataattgatctAGTGCAATGTGCCACatcttaaattaaatataagttagttttttttatgcTTTCTGCGAAGTTATAGCTAAAGAACGACAATACTGAGACAGGGGAACCAGAGATGTTGATgcttttaattgtgtttcgccATTTTATTAAACTAAACAATGCTTCAACTTGTGACTACGTTCAGTGAAATGCTAGCTAGCTAGACTGATATTGCGCAACTTATGTCAACTTTTTAGTTTAGGGAGATTCTTaactattt from Cicer arietinum cultivar CDC Frontier isolate Library 1 chromosome 3, Cicar.CDCFrontier_v2.0, whole genome shotgun sequence encodes:
- the LOC101510572 gene encoding short-chain dehydrogenase reductase 3b-like isoform X1, producing the protein MVFQELVFKGFGESSSSKQGTMMKQRLEGKVALITGAASGIGEETVKLFVENGAIVVAVDVQDELGSQVASSIGLDKVTYHHCDVRDEKQVEETVNLALKKHGRIDILFSNAGIIGSLSSILELDLNDFEKTMATNVVGAAATIKHAARAMVAKNIRGSIICTTSVSAIIGGTGPNGYTTSKHALLGLVKSACSELGGYGIRVNSISPFGVATPLSCTAFNLEPHEVEDTSSSYANLKGIVLKAKHIAEAALFLASDQSVYISGHNLVVDGGFSVVHNTSTTKPNI
- the LOC101510572 gene encoding short-chain dehydrogenase reductase 3b-like isoform X2; the protein is MMKQRLEGKVALITGAASGIGEETVKLFVENGAIVVAVDVQDELGSQVASSIGLDKVTYHHCDVRDEKQVEETVNLALKKHGRIDILFSNAGIIGSLSSILELDLNDFEKTMATNVVGAAATIKHAARAMVAKNIRGSIICTTSVSAIIGGTGPNGYTTSKHALLGLVKSACSELGGYGIRVNSISPFGVATPLSCTAFNLEPHEVEDTSSSYANLKGIVLKAKHIAEAALFLASDQSVYISGHNLVVDGGFSVVHNTSTTKPNI